Proteins encoded by one window of Vallitalea okinawensis:
- a CDS encoding spore coat associated protein CotJA: protein MDKHKCNPKDEYTCGDPYMPDLQLSESYVKDQIYRDLLPINVGFRKGTIFKELVRPWEVKK, encoded by the coding sequence ATGGATAAACACAAATGCAATCCAAAAGATGAGTATACCTGCGGTGATCCATATATGCCAGACTTACAGCTATCGGAATCTTATGTCAAGGACCAAATATATCGTGATCTCCTTCCAATCAATGTTGGATTCAGAAAGGGTACAATTTTTAAAGAATTAGTTAGACCATGGGAGGTTAAAAAATGA
- a CDS encoding spore coat protein CotJB has product MNKREHLMRQIQELGFACLDLNLYLDTHPDCKEALIYYNRLCCQLDKATKMYEMHFGPLTNFGHSTSTYPWQWEEGPWPWEYQC; this is encoded by the coding sequence ATGAACAAGCGGGAACATTTAATGCGACAGATTCAAGAACTAGGTTTTGCTTGTCTTGATCTCAATCTCTATTTAGATACCCATCCTGACTGTAAAGAAGCACTTATCTACTATAATCGTTTATGTTGTCAGCTGGATAAAGCAACAAAAATGTATGAAATGCATTTTGGTCCACTAACAAACTTTGGTCATAGCACAAGCACTTATCCTTGGCAATGGGAAGAAGGACCATGGCCTTGGGAATATCAATGTTAA
- a CDS encoding manganese catalase family protein, which translates to MWIYEKKLEYPVRIKKCDIRMAKYLVTQYGGPNCRNY; encoded by the coding sequence ATGTGGATTTATGAAAAGAAATTAGAGTATCCTGTACGAATTAAGAAATGTGATATTCGTATGGCTAAATATTTGGTTACTCAATACGGTGGTCCGAACTGTAGAAACTACTAG
- a CDS encoding DUF6142 family protein, with amino-acid sequence MEPTFGFQEEVKELKHSGPGIASFIISLVCIILLVVLFGVALISESGELALDEEEAMYLVLGLVGIIDGILNIIGVGLGIFGIVQKNRKRVFPIIGLIINGTLLLFFIYLFI; translated from the coding sequence ATGGAGCCAACATTTGGATTTCAAGAGGAAGTAAAAGAATTAAAGCATTCAGGACCAGGCATAGCATCTTTCATCATTTCATTAGTTTGCATTATTCTGTTAGTAGTTCTGTTTGGAGTGGCATTAATTAGTGAATCAGGAGAATTAGCTTTAGATGAAGAAGAGGCAATGTATTTGGTATTAGGTTTAGTAGGGATTATAGATGGTATTTTGAATATTATTGGAGTTGGGTTAGGGATTTTTGGAATTGTTCAAAAAAACAGAAAGAGAGTTTTTCCTATTATAGGTCTAATAATAAATGGAACATTACTTTTATTTTTTATATACCTTTTTATCTAA